A DNA window from Kitasatospora atroaurantiaca contains the following coding sequences:
- a CDS encoding serine protease has product MADGQRSEAAGAADVAADPAQALLRICDPDGRVRGLGFVADLHGTVLTAHETVAGLSRLVLHTPGGQTRVLGPDCIEPLPGHALALLWTDGVGGLPVPPLAIAPAGGSRLVAVPQLRPDQGEPVPAQGGVLAVDTAMYPWADEFHLVEGALLLDLPQLGAVPTPGAPVLDAETGAVIGVLAPGLRSGHGTGVSAAPLVPRGPLAAVLARNAAVVPAYGRALNLGGVLQLASVQLGSASAGSGRIADLAADRVDRPDGLTGEEPQETVTVLVGEPGSGRTTELAALTVRRAGGRHPLPTLWLRGADLAVTDTSLAGAVGRELARAADLLAVEAPGPDAVARLCTAAGRPLLVVLDAMEEAPAAVSAAWLRASTEWLHGTGARLLTACRSEEWSPAPWPDGAQVHGLGPLPDEAAERAARRYGLPAAWLAPSDAGHPLALRLAGELRTAGVHGPAPRRSELFAAYLDLCCLRIGQRMVDGTQVRRPGTHRRGGTRPTAEAVPPNDAGRVRRLAAVAAGRLHEAARQMLGSGHGGLTAAAFDTLFPGAWARAVLGERLLVPAGGGYRPAYEEFGEWLQGLHLDLDGALRLLLGETQPPADEGTAVPGPWAPADGPVDGTTGHGVPRHRVRPVAAALERLGRTWGATALDPWLHRLWRALETAPPGSEPAWWAGRLLAGALVTGPDLTVHRVLLERLAEREQPPGFGPAFWAALPLAPAARLDLLRRLVRTDGAGQPFRAATAELLAADPQAVIPLVCRWFEDSRRLLARPGTTVADVAHDLLHAHRRLALDDLTECLVDTAHPRADALLSLLAEDEPSALCRAVDRWSHDPRPERHVAAAVHALRTAPHAAGPGSELLHFTAVTLLAREDEPALHGAALALLVRDPQTRTEHLPAALAAYEEDDPFVTAEVLAPALDGDLDLVLAAFRRRLAAPGGAVAEGLRVLAGAADPAVARRGMELAAELLRERPERAAQVAEYLDRLLAREADPGPLLDEVVTGQPAVVRRVFAVLLAAPGRPPSLLDTLLATECDASVLAAVLERLAESCTEFEPGRLRALLRRVVEGCEEAVLVRCAGRSADFARLLAEWPAAEPALGPGPLLARMRALVAAGRDPQYAAAEAERGALRPPPRSGGLPVPKQGRAHGTL; this is encoded by the coding sequence ATGGCCGATGGTCAGCGATCCGAGGCGGCAGGGGCCGCCGACGTGGCGGCGGACCCGGCTCAGGCGCTGCTGAGGATCTGCGACCCGGACGGACGGGTCCGCGGTCTCGGCTTCGTGGCCGACCTGCACGGCACCGTGCTCACCGCGCACGAGACCGTGGCCGGCCTGTCCCGGCTGGTGCTGCACACCCCCGGCGGCCAGACCCGGGTCCTCGGCCCGGACTGCATCGAACCGCTCCCCGGCCACGCCCTCGCCCTGCTGTGGACGGACGGCGTGGGCGGACTGCCCGTCCCGCCGCTGGCGATCGCCCCCGCAGGCGGCAGCAGGCTGGTCGCCGTCCCGCAGCTGCGCCCGGACCAGGGTGAACCGGTGCCGGCCCAGGGCGGCGTGCTGGCCGTGGACACCGCGATGTACCCGTGGGCCGACGAGTTCCACTTGGTCGAGGGGGCGCTCCTGCTCGACCTGCCCCAGCTCGGTGCCGTGCCGACCCCGGGCGCCCCGGTGCTGGACGCCGAGACCGGAGCCGTGATCGGGGTGCTCGCCCCCGGGCTGCGCAGCGGCCACGGGACCGGGGTGAGCGCCGCGCCGCTGGTCCCGAGGGGACCGCTGGCGGCCGTACTGGCGCGCAACGCCGCCGTGGTGCCCGCGTACGGGCGGGCGCTCAACCTGGGCGGAGTGCTGCAACTGGCCTCCGTGCAGCTCGGCTCGGCGAGCGCCGGGTCCGGCCGGATCGCGGATCTGGCCGCCGACCGGGTGGACCGCCCGGACGGGCTGACCGGGGAGGAGCCGCAGGAGACCGTCACCGTCCTGGTCGGTGAGCCCGGCAGCGGCCGCACCACCGAGCTGGCGGCGCTGACGGTCCGCCGGGCGGGCGGTCGCCACCCGCTGCCCACGCTGTGGCTGCGCGGCGCGGACCTCGCCGTGACGGACACCTCGCTGGCCGGTGCCGTGGGGCGGGAGTTGGCGCGGGCCGCCGATCTGCTGGCCGTCGAGGCCCCCGGACCGGATGCCGTGGCGAGGCTCTGCACGGCGGCGGGGCGACCCCTGCTGGTGGTGCTGGACGCGATGGAGGAGGCCCCGGCGGCGGTCTCCGCGGCCTGGCTGCGCGCGAGTACCGAGTGGCTGCACGGCACCGGGGCCAGGCTGCTGACGGCCTGTCGGTCGGAGGAGTGGTCGCCGGCCCCGTGGCCGGACGGAGCCCAGGTGCACGGTCTCGGCCCGCTGCCGGACGAGGCCGCCGAGCGGGCGGCCCGGCGGTACGGACTGCCCGCCGCCTGGCTCGCCCCCTCGGACGCCGGGCACCCGCTCGCGCTGCGGCTGGCAGGGGAGCTGCGGACGGCCGGGGTGCACGGGCCGGCGCCCCGGCGCAGCGAGCTGTTCGCGGCGTACCTGGACCTGTGCTGTCTGCGGATCGGGCAGCGGATGGTGGACGGGACGCAGGTACGGCGGCCCGGGACCCACCGGCGGGGCGGGACGCGGCCGACGGCGGAGGCCGTACCGCCGAACGACGCGGGGCGGGTGCGGAGGTTGGCCGCGGTGGCGGCCGGGCGGCTGCACGAGGCGGCCCGGCAGATGCTCGGGTCGGGGCACGGCGGGCTCACTGCGGCCGCGTTCGACACGCTGTTCCCGGGAGCCTGGGCCCGGGCGGTGCTCGGCGAGCGGCTCCTCGTCCCGGCGGGCGGCGGGTACCGGCCGGCGTACGAGGAGTTCGGCGAGTGGCTGCAGGGGCTGCACCTGGACCTCGACGGGGCACTGCGGCTGCTCCTCGGCGAGACGCAGCCGCCGGCCGACGAAGGAACAGCGGTGCCAGGGCCGTGGGCGCCCGCCGACGGGCCGGTGGACGGGACGACCGGGCACGGGGTGCCGAGGCACCGGGTACGGCCGGTGGCAGCCGCGCTGGAGCGGCTGGGCCGGACCTGGGGCGCGACGGCGCTGGACCCGTGGCTGCACCGGCTGTGGCGGGCCCTGGAGACCGCCCCACCGGGCAGCGAGCCCGCCTGGTGGGCCGGCCGGCTGCTCGCCGGAGCCCTCGTGACCGGCCCGGACCTCACCGTCCACCGGGTGCTGCTGGAGCGGCTGGCCGAGCGCGAGCAGCCTCCTGGCTTCGGCCCCGCCTTCTGGGCCGCCCTGCCGCTGGCGCCCGCCGCCCGGCTGGACCTGCTCCGCCGCCTGGTCCGTACGGACGGCGCCGGGCAGCCCTTCCGGGCCGCCACCGCGGAACTGCTCGCCGCGGACCCGCAGGCCGTCATCCCGCTGGTCTGCCGGTGGTTCGAGGACAGCCGGCGCCTGCTCGCCCGCCCGGGAACGACGGTCGCCGACGTCGCCCACGACCTGCTCCACGCACACCGGCGCCTGGCCCTGGACGATCTGACGGAGTGTCTGGTCGACACCGCGCACCCGAGGGCCGACGCGCTGCTCTCGCTGCTCGCCGAGGACGAGCCCTCCGCACTCTGCCGCGCCGTCGACCGCTGGAGCCACGACCCCAGGCCGGAGCGGCACGTCGCCGCCGCCGTGCACGCGCTGCGCACCGCGCCGCACGCCGCCGGGCCGGGGTCGGAGCTGCTGCACTTCACCGCCGTGACCCTGCTGGCCCGGGAGGACGAGCCGGCCCTGCACGGTGCGGCGCTGGCCCTGCTGGTGCGCGATCCGCAGACCCGTACCGAGCACCTGCCCGCCGCGCTCGCCGCGTACGAGGAGGACGACCCGTTCGTCACCGCCGAGGTCCTCGCCCCGGCGCTGGACGGCGATCTTGACCTCGTGCTGGCGGCGTTCCGACGGCGGCTGGCGGCGCCCGGCGGTGCGGTCGCCGAGGGGCTGCGGGTGCTGGCCGGGGCAGCCGACCCGGCCGTGGCCCGCCGGGGCATGGAGCTCGCCGCCGAGCTGCTGCGCGAGCGCCCGGAGCGGGCGGCCCAGGTCGCCGAGTACCTGGACCGGCTGCTCGCCCGGGAGGCGGACCCCGGCCCGCTGCTGGACGAGGTGGTCACCGGCCAGCCTGCCGTGGTCCGCCGGGTCTTCGCGGTGCTGTTGGCGGCGCCGGGGAGACCGCCGAGCCTGCTGGACACCCTGCTGGCCACCGAGTGCGACGCCTCCGTCCTGGCCGCCGTGCTGGAACGGCTGGCCGAGAGCTGTACGGAGTTCGAGCCCGGCCGGCTCCGCGCGTTGCTCCGCCGGGTCGTCGAGGGTTGCGAGGAGGCCGTCCTGGTCCGCTGCGCCGGCCGGTCCGCGGACTTCGCCCGGCTGCTCGCCGAGTGGCCCGCCGCCGAGCCGGCGCTCGGCCCGGGCCCGCTGCTGGCCCGGATGCGGGCCCTGGTGGCGGCCGGCCGCGACCCCCAGTACGCGGCGGCCGAGGCGGAACGCGGTGCACTGCGGCCCCCGCCGCGCTCAGGTGGCCTTCCGGTGCCGAAGCAGGGACGGGCGCATGGCACGCTATAG
- a CDS encoding bifunctional riboflavin kinase/FAD synthetase, whose amino-acid sequence MQRWRGLEEIPGDWGRSVVTIGSFDGVHRGHQLIINRAVRRARELGAKSVVLTFDPHPSEVVRPGSHPPLLAPHARRAELIEALGVDAVLVLPFTLEFSRESPEFFVQQVLVDALHAQVVIEGPNFRFGHKAAGNVALLTELGRAADFEVDVVDLQVSGAAGGGDPFSSTLARRLVAEGDMTGAAEVLGRPHRVEGIVVRGAQRGRELGFPTANVDTVPHSAVPADGVYAGWLTAGGERMPAAISVGTNPTFDGTSRTVEAYAIDRVGLDLYGLHVAVEFLAYLRGMEKFDSIDALLDRMADDVKRARELTDAAV is encoded by the coding sequence GTGCAGCGCTGGCGTGGCCTGGAGGAGATCCCCGGGGACTGGGGGCGCAGCGTCGTCACCATCGGATCGTTCGACGGTGTGCACCGCGGCCACCAACTGATCATCAACCGGGCGGTGCGGCGCGCCCGTGAGCTGGGCGCCAAGTCGGTCGTGCTGACCTTCGACCCGCACCCCAGCGAGGTCGTCCGCCCGGGCAGCCACCCGCCGCTGCTGGCCCCGCACGCCCGCCGCGCGGAGCTGATCGAGGCGCTGGGCGTGGACGCCGTGCTGGTGCTGCCGTTCACCCTGGAGTTCTCCCGGGAGTCGCCGGAGTTCTTCGTCCAGCAGGTGCTGGTGGACGCGCTGCACGCCCAGGTCGTCATCGAGGGGCCGAACTTCCGCTTCGGACACAAGGCGGCCGGGAACGTGGCGCTGCTCACGGAGCTGGGCCGGGCGGCCGACTTCGAGGTCGACGTGGTCGACCTGCAGGTGAGCGGCGCGGCGGGCGGCGGGGACCCGTTCTCGTCCACCCTGGCCCGGCGGCTGGTGGCCGAGGGGGACATGACGGGTGCCGCCGAGGTGCTCGGCCGTCCGCACCGCGTGGAGGGCATCGTCGTCCGAGGGGCCCAGCGCGGACGGGAGTTGGGCTTCCCGACCGCCAACGTGGACACCGTCCCGCACAGCGCCGTCCCGGCGGACGGGGTGTACGCGGGGTGGCTGACGGCGGGCGGCGAACGGATGCCGGCCGCGATCTCGGTGGGCACCAACCCGACCTTCGACGGCACCAGCCGCACCGTGGAGGCCTACGCGATCGACCGGGTCGGCCTGGACCTGTACGGGCTGCACGTGGCGGTCGAGTTCCTCGCGTACCTGCGCGGGATGGAGAAGTTCGACTCGATCGACGCGCTGCTCGACCGGATGGCCGACGACGTCAAGCGGGCCCGCGAGCTGACCGACGCCGCGGTCTGA
- a CDS encoding MinD/ParA family ATP-binding protein, with the protein MSSDRDGVYVGDNAAEDDDDWSDVPDYSPPSWYTQSETPQAAPPAPAPAPAPAPAPVPPQVQAAPPVPVPAPPVAPQPVVEQPPAPVPPQPPVEQPAPPQPVVAQAPAPVAEPAPAPVEVQAAPAPVPAPAPAPAPAPEQQAPPQAWPPADQAPPQVPQQAQPAQAQPHQAQPQQAQPAPPQQQVPPPPGPWPQQAQAPAQAPAPAPAPAPAVDPRQGGWPQPPAYPQPQQPGYPQQAVPQAPAAFQQPGGQQQMSHGAALGYTAAVELSSDRLLRGQPKQQRESRLKFGGKAAQADRARRLEVIRTPVMSCYRIAVISLKGGVGKTTTTTSLGATLASERQDKVIAIDANPDAGTLGRRVKRQTGATIRDLVTAIPHLRSYMDVRQFTSQDLHSGLEILANDVDPAVSTTFNDSDYRQVIQVLGQHYPIILTDSGTGLLYSAMRGVLDLADQLIIVSTPSVDGASSASTTLDWLSAHGYADLVQRSITVVSGVRETSKMIKVEDIVAHFQTRCRGVVVVPFDESLAAGAEVNLAMMRPKVRDAYFELATLVGEDIARAQHAAGGWAQPQQYPQQGGYPQQQPYPPQGGYPPPQQGGYPGQPAPGAPWAPQPGQAPPPGYGQPPQQAAPGAQPLPQEWSQQGQQPGYGYPPPQQDGQQPPPPPGYGYPPQQ; encoded by the coding sequence GTGAGCAGCGATCGGGACGGCGTCTACGTCGGCGACAACGCGGCGGAGGACGACGACGACTGGTCGGACGTTCCTGACTACTCCCCCCCGTCCTGGTACACGCAGAGCGAGACCCCGCAGGCTGCGCCGCCGGCCCCGGCCCCGGCTCCTGCGCCCGCGCCTGCCCCGGTACCGCCGCAGGTCCAGGCTGCGCCGCCCGTGCCGGTGCCCGCTCCGCCCGTGGCTCCCCAGCCCGTTGTCGAGCAGCCGCCGGCACCCGTGCCGCCGCAGCCTCCCGTCGAGCAGCCTGCTCCCCCGCAGCCCGTGGTGGCCCAGGCACCCGCGCCGGTCGCCGAGCCGGCTCCGGCTCCCGTAGAGGTCCAGGCGGCCCCCGCGCCCGTACCTGCCCCTGCCCCGGCTCCCGCGCCCGCCCCCGAGCAGCAGGCGCCCCCGCAGGCCTGGCCGCCCGCCGACCAGGCGCCGCCCCAGGTGCCCCAGCAGGCTCAGCCCGCACAGGCTCAGCCTCATCAGGCCCAGCCCCAGCAGGCCCAGCCCGCGCCGCCGCAGCAGCAGGTCCCGCCGCCACCCGGCCCGTGGCCCCAGCAGGCCCAGGCACCCGCCCAGGCCCCGGCTCCCGCACCTGCGCCCGCCCCGGCGGTGGACCCGCGCCAGGGCGGCTGGCCGCAGCCCCCCGCGTACCCTCAGCCACAGCAGCCCGGTTACCCGCAGCAGGCCGTCCCGCAGGCCCCGGCGGCGTTCCAGCAGCCCGGCGGTCAGCAGCAGATGTCGCACGGCGCCGCACTCGGCTACACCGCCGCCGTCGAGCTCTCCTCCGACCGTCTGCTGCGCGGCCAGCCGAAGCAGCAGCGCGAGTCGCGCCTCAAGTTCGGCGGCAAGGCGGCGCAGGCCGACCGGGCCCGCCGGCTGGAGGTCATCCGTACGCCGGTGATGAGCTGCTACCGGATCGCGGTGATCAGCCTCAAGGGCGGCGTCGGCAAGACCACGACCACCACCTCGCTCGGGGCCACCCTGGCCAGCGAGCGCCAGGACAAGGTCATCGCGATCGACGCCAACCCGGACGCCGGCACCCTGGGCCGCCGGGTGAAGCGCCAGACCGGCGCGACGATCCGCGACCTGGTGACGGCCATTCCGCACCTGCGCAGCTACATGGACGTCCGCCAGTTCACCTCGCAGGACCTGCACTCGGGCCTGGAGATCCTGGCGAACGACGTCGACCCGGCCGTCTCGACCACCTTCAACGACTCGGACTACCGCCAGGTCATCCAGGTGCTCGGCCAGCACTACCCGATCATCCTGACCGACTCCGGCACCGGCCTGCTCTACAGCGCCATGCGCGGCGTGCTCGACCTGGCCGACCAGCTGATCATCGTCTCCACGCCCAGCGTGGACGGCGCCAGCAGCGCCAGCACCACGCTGGACTGGCTCTCCGCCCACGGCTACGCCGACCTGGTGCAGCGCAGCATCACGGTGGTGTCGGGGGTCCGCGAGACCAGCAAGATGATCAAGGTCGAGGACATCGTCGCGCACTTCCAGACCCGCTGCCGCGGTGTCGTGGTCGTGCCCTTCGACGAGAGCCTAGCGGCCGGTGCCGAGGTCAACCTGGCGATGATGCGGCCCAAGGTCAGGGACGCGTACTTCGAGCTGGCCACCCTGGTCGGCGAGGACATCGCCCGCGCCCAGCACGCGGCGGGGGGCTGGGCCCAGCCGCAGCAGTACCCGCAGCAGGGCGGCTACCCCCAGCAGCAGCCGTACCCGCCGCAGGGCGGCTACCCGCCGCCGCAGCAGGGCGGTTACCCCGGGCAGCCCGCGCCGGGCGCCCCGTGGGCCCCGCAGCCCGGCCAGGCCCCGCCGCCCGGGTACGGGCAGCCGCCGCAGCAGGCGGCGCCCGGCGCGCAGCCGCTGCCCCAGGAGTGGTCGCAGCAGGGCCAGCAGCCCGGCTACGGCTACCCGCCGCCGCAGCAGGACGGCCAGCAGCCTCCGCCCCCGCCGGGGTACGGCTACCCGCCCCAGCAGTGA
- the eccE gene encoding type VII secretion protein EccE, translated as MGLKIHPRPGLLGTRLQLQQVVLLEVAVALVAVGWTINKAMAGAFAVPAVVLVVIALLPMNGRSVPEGLRVRSALNARRKQAQLNVPPPGTDPALAPALELEPALRTYTHATEADLGGGRPIRRETGMVGDGTFLTSVLLVQAKDQPLRPNRTALPLPLDVICSALQVDDIALESVQLVQHTQPAPAPHLPDQSLASRAYHQLPGGIATPGLRLTWVALKLNPEQSSTAVLARGGGEEGARKALQRVTDQVAGRLNAAGFTATTLDERELIAALAISVCANPIAVAGRQGTGGGGGNGRRTQESRKFWRIDDRWHSTFWISKWPQLSRPGGAPGRIAAPDLVNLVTGTPALASTFSLTASRGTGGAVAVSGHVRVTGRSESEVAQVGRLVESRAQSAGVGLTRLDLEQAPGLLATLPLGGTS; from the coding sequence GTGGGGCTGAAGATCCACCCCCGGCCGGGTCTCCTCGGCACCCGGCTCCAGCTGCAGCAGGTCGTGCTGCTGGAGGTCGCGGTGGCGCTGGTGGCGGTCGGCTGGACGATCAACAAGGCGATGGCCGGCGCGTTCGCCGTGCCCGCCGTCGTCCTGGTGGTGATCGCACTGCTGCCGATGAACGGACGTAGCGTTCCGGAGGGCCTGCGGGTCCGTTCCGCGCTGAACGCCCGCCGCAAGCAGGCGCAGCTCAACGTGCCGCCGCCGGGCACCGATCCGGCGCTGGCGCCCGCGCTGGAGCTCGAGCCCGCCCTGCGCACCTACACCCACGCGACCGAGGCCGACCTCGGCGGCGGGCGGCCGATCCGCCGCGAGACCGGCATGGTCGGCGACGGTACGTTCCTCACCTCGGTGCTGCTGGTGCAGGCCAAGGACCAGCCACTGCGGCCCAACCGCACCGCACTGCCGCTGCCACTGGACGTGATCTGCTCGGCGCTCCAGGTGGACGACATCGCCCTGGAATCGGTCCAGTTGGTCCAGCACACCCAGCCCGCGCCGGCCCCGCACCTGCCCGACCAGTCGCTGGCCTCCCGGGCGTACCACCAGCTTCCCGGCGGGATCGCCACCCCGGGTCTGCGGCTCACCTGGGTCGCGCTCAAGCTCAACCCCGAGCAGAGCAGCACCGCCGTGCTGGCGCGCGGCGGCGGCGAGGAGGGCGCCCGCAAGGCGCTGCAGCGCGTCACCGACCAGGTGGCCGGCCGGCTGAACGCCGCAGGCTTCACGGCGACGACCCTGGACGAGCGCGAGCTGATCGCCGCACTGGCCATCTCGGTCTGCGCCAACCCGATCGCGGTGGCGGGCCGTCAGGGCACCGGCGGTGGCGGCGGCAACGGCCGCCGTACCCAGGAGAGCCGCAAGTTCTGGCGGATCGACGACCGCTGGCACAGCACGTTCTGGATCTCCAAGTGGCCCCAGCTCAGCCGTCCGGGCGGTGCGCCGGGCCGGATCGCCGCTCCCGACCTGGTCAACCTGGTCACCGGTACGCCGGCCCTCGCCAGCACCTTCAGCCTGACCGCGAGCCGCGGCACGGGCGGTGCGGTCGCGGTCAGCGGACACGTCCGGGTGACCGGCCGCAGCGAGAGCGAGGTCGCCCAGGTCGGGCGGCTGGTGGAGTCCCGTGCGCAGAGCGCCGGAGTGGGCCTGACCAGGCTCGACCTGGAGCAGGCACCCGGCCTGCTCGCCACGCTGCCCCTGGGAGGGACGTCCTGA
- the eccB gene encoding type VII secretion protein EccB codes for MASRRDELNAYTFARKRTVGAFLQPSGGGNDEDAPKPVRAVLPSVVVAAVIVAGFGMWGVIKPSAPKGWDDGKNIIQGKDSTTRYVVLIDSETHEKVLHQVLNMSSAKLVLPAGSKVVPVADSVLDAYPNHGATIGIPYAPDKLPKSDDAGVAKKWSVCDRPGKGEIQATINQAVFVAADAEAKKLASPDLVLSTGQSLYVQAPKESEDDPGSEYLIDPQGRKHAVGNVGTSADDRTNLRAALFGSDAKPQQVTKDWLDTLDAGDAILFPKIPDFLPKGVASKVGLTPKEERKVGRLLQFQNNSFYVVGVNKLFEISAFQAELIRYNPELRTIYDGTPKFADLSPGDYAKLQGQIDSKTLKDDPKKMPQEKPADHPVNFNGSGKGRTVLCSTFEGMEGQSIKRSVWASTDYPAPVTSGAATAHVSPGHGLLFRSVDGSGADSSGSNFLITETGLRYSVPSNNDGKGAATPSADPQAPQGQQQEQANEAASRLGFEKVQPTLVPHWWADLVPAGPVLNTKTALQAQTA; via the coding sequence ATGGCATCACGCAGGGATGAGCTGAACGCTTACACATTCGCACGCAAGCGGACAGTAGGCGCCTTCCTGCAGCCCAGCGGCGGCGGCAACGACGAGGACGCGCCCAAGCCGGTGCGTGCGGTGCTGCCCAGCGTCGTGGTGGCAGCCGTCATCGTGGCGGGCTTCGGCATGTGGGGCGTCATCAAGCCCAGTGCCCCGAAGGGCTGGGACGACGGCAAGAACATCATCCAGGGCAAGGACTCGACCACCCGCTACGTGGTGCTGATCGACTCCGAGACCCACGAGAAGGTGCTTCACCAGGTCCTGAACATGTCCTCGGCGAAGCTGGTGCTGCCGGCCGGTTCCAAGGTGGTGCCCGTCGCCGACTCCGTGCTCGACGCCTACCCGAACCACGGGGCGACCATCGGCATCCCGTACGCGCCCGACAAGCTCCCCAAGTCGGACGACGCGGGTGTGGCCAAGAAGTGGTCGGTCTGTGACCGCCCCGGCAAGGGCGAGATCCAGGCGACCATCAACCAGGCCGTCTTCGTGGCCGCCGACGCCGAGGCGAAGAAGCTGGCCAGCCCCGACCTGGTGCTGAGCACCGGTCAGTCGCTCTACGTCCAGGCTCCGAAGGAGTCGGAGGACGACCCGGGCAGCGAGTACCTGATCGACCCGCAGGGCCGCAAGCACGCGGTCGGCAACGTGGGGACCAGCGCCGACGACCGCACGAACCTCAGGGCCGCCCTGTTCGGCAGCGATGCCAAGCCGCAGCAGGTCACCAAGGACTGGCTGGACACGCTGGACGCCGGGGACGCGATCCTGTTCCCGAAGATTCCGGACTTCCTGCCCAAGGGGGTCGCCTCGAAGGTCGGGCTCACCCCGAAGGAGGAGCGGAAGGTCGGCCGGCTGCTGCAGTTCCAGAACAACAGCTTCTACGTGGTCGGCGTGAACAAGCTCTTCGAGATCTCCGCATTCCAGGCCGAACTGATCCGATACAACCCGGAACTCCGCACGATCTACGACGGTACGCCGAAGTTCGCCGACCTCTCGCCGGGTGACTACGCGAAGCTGCAGGGCCAGATCGACAGCAAGACGCTGAAGGACGACCCCAAGAAGATGCCGCAGGAGAAGCCGGCCGACCACCCGGTGAACTTCAACGGCTCCGGCAAGGGCCGCACGGTGCTCTGCAGCACCTTCGAGGGCATGGAGGGCCAGAGCATCAAGCGCTCGGTCTGGGCCAGCACCGACTACCCGGCGCCGGTCACCAGCGGCGCGGCCACCGCTCACGTCTCGCCGGGCCACGGGCTGCTGTTCCGCTCGGTCGACGGCAGTGGCGCGGACAGCTCGGGCTCCAACTTCCTCATCACCGAGACCGGGCTGCGCTACTCGGTGCCGAGCAACAACGACGGCAAGGGTGCGGCGACGCCTTCGGCGGACCCGCAGGCGCCGCAGGGACAGCAGCAGGAGCAGGCGAACGAGGCGGCGTCACGCCTGGGCTTCGAGAAGGTCCAGCCGACCCTGGTGCCGCACTGGTGGGCCGACCTGGTGCCGGCCGGTCCGGTGCTCAACACCAAGACGGCACTTCAGGCCCAGACCGCCTGA
- a CDS encoding WXG100 family type VII secretion target, producing MAGQFTTTAEEMQAFANRIGDVNAQIHGEIQRLNTLVDEIKAGWQGQAATAYQQLQTRFNEDAQALNKVLDEIKQAIEATTKAYSATEQEQQSSMRGSF from the coding sequence ATGGCTGGTCAGTTCACGACGACCGCTGAGGAAATGCAGGCATTCGCTAACCGTATCGGTGACGTGAACGCGCAGATCCACGGCGAGATTCAGAGGCTCAACACGCTCGTCGACGAGATCAAGGCCGGTTGGCAGGGTCAGGCGGCCACCGCCTACCAGCAGCTGCAGACCCGCTTCAACGAGGACGCGCAGGCGCTGAACAAGGTGCTCGACGAGATCAAGCAGGCGATCGAGGCCACCACCAAGGCGTACAGCGCGACCGAGCAGGAGCAGCAGTCGTCGATGAGGGGTTCGTTCTGA
- a CDS encoding WXG100 family type VII secretion target, producing the protein MADGILVNFSTITNASSEVKQTASRIQQQLDDLKAGVTRIASSWQGSAQEGYQARQREWDTKAADLQQALSQIATSLDNAAQSYQDTERKNAGVWGA; encoded by the coding sequence ATGGCCGACGGCATTCTCGTTAATTTCTCTACCATCACGAACGCCAGCTCCGAGGTGAAGCAGACCGCCTCGCGCATCCAGCAGCAGCTGGACGACCTCAAGGCGGGCGTGACCCGGATCGCCAGCAGCTGGCAGGGTTCGGCGCAGGAGGGCTACCAGGCCCGCCAGCGCGAGTGGGACACCAAGGCCGCTGACCTGCAGCAGGCCCTGTCCCAGATTGCGACCTCGCTGGACAACGCCGCTCAGAGCTACCAGGACACCGAGCGCAAGAACGCCGGTGTCTGGGGGGCCTGA